A single genomic interval of Arthrobacter globiformis harbors:
- a CDS encoding S8 family serine peptidase produces the protein MKKVVTASLAAVAVGFGALTIAVPSNAATEPQQISGQIIVKFRDNGAALGLLRQNGLSAGAGIGSTGAHLIKVPAGKESQLIESLSRNPAVEYAEPDQVVTAATDDPYFGRQYALQNLGQSFTNTGDTQTIAKGTDDADVDAVEAWSTTTGKGITVAIVDTGVAIDHEDISQKVVARENFSDSKIVNPEDYDKYGHGTHVAGIVAAAHNSTGVAGVCPDCSILDAKVLNDSGSGSSSAIANGINWAVENGAKVINMSLGQRVSSRVLETAVNNAWNKGVVLVAAAGNAGTQAKIYPGAYPNVISVAATDNNDKKASFSTYGKWVDVAAPGVDVYSTFPNHPFALGTQGGRSMGYDIASGTSMASPVVAGVAALVWSTPAGTANNLVREKVQLTADAKVFGTGTYWKYGRVNACRAVGGDCDQP, from the coding sequence ATGAAAAAAGTCGTTACAGCCAGCCTCGCCGCAGTAGCCGTAGGTTTTGGCGCACTCACCATAGCTGTCCCGAGCAATGCGGCAACGGAGCCGCAACAGATCTCAGGCCAGATCATCGTCAAGTTCCGCGACAACGGCGCCGCACTTGGCCTGCTACGTCAGAACGGTCTCAGCGCCGGCGCTGGCATCGGCAGCACCGGCGCGCACCTCATCAAAGTACCGGCCGGCAAAGAGTCCCAGCTCATCGAATCCCTGAGCCGGAACCCTGCCGTTGAGTACGCCGAGCCGGACCAGGTCGTTACAGCCGCCACCGACGACCCGTATTTCGGCCGCCAATACGCACTGCAGAACCTGGGCCAGTCATTTACCAACACCGGCGACACGCAAACCATAGCCAAGGGCACAGACGACGCTGACGTGGACGCCGTCGAAGCGTGGAGCACCACGACCGGCAAGGGCATCACGGTTGCCATCGTCGATACAGGTGTCGCAATCGACCACGAGGACATATCGCAAAAGGTGGTGGCACGCGAGAACTTCAGTGATTCGAAAATCGTCAATCCCGAGGACTATGACAAGTACGGCCACGGCACGCACGTTGCGGGCATCGTTGCCGCCGCCCATAACTCCACAGGTGTTGCAGGGGTGTGTCCGGACTGCTCCATCCTGGATGCCAAGGTGCTTAACGACAGCGGGTCCGGCTCCAGCTCAGCCATCGCCAACGGCATCAACTGGGCAGTCGAAAACGGTGCCAAGGTCATCAACATGAGTCTCGGGCAGCGCGTCTCTTCACGCGTGCTCGAAACTGCGGTTAATAACGCGTGGAACAAGGGCGTGGTGCTGGTGGCTGCAGCCGGCAATGCCGGTACCCAGGCCAAGATCTACCCCGGTGCCTACCCCAATGTCATTTCCGTGGCTGCAACTGACAACAATGACAAGAAGGCATCCTTCTCGACCTACGGCAAGTGGGTGGATGTCGCGGCTCCGGGTGTCGACGTTTACTCGACCTTCCCGAACCATCCCTTCGCTCTGGGCACGCAGGGCGGACGGTCCATGGGTTATGACATTGCCAGCGGCACCTCAATGGCCTCACCTGTTGTCGCTGGCGTCGCGGCGCTTGTCTGGAGCACTCCTGCCGGTACCGCCAACAACCTGGTCCGTGAGAAAGTGCAATTAACCGCTGACGCCAAGGTTTTCGGGACCGGCACCTACTGGAAATACGGCCGGGTGAACGCGTGCAGGGCTGTCGGTGGGGATTGCGACCAGCCCTGA
- a CDS encoding GntR family transcriptional regulator: MHEDAVRFLSQPVEAQPGSPLRVAVYSRIAEAIRNNLLQPGSMLPTETELGTDMKVSRTVVREALMLLEEDGLIRARRGVGRFVSDTLPRIGIERIRPFEEVLGGPGHQIQIKRIQVERQPASEFVAPGVGVEPGSDVWLWESVLLRDGEPIAHLQENISAQPVSFAGGTAAPLEIKDDGGTTLLTALNKAAGRGLGPGECQIGLSQVGPSRAKLLDLRASDPVLVLTQYVRHANRPFYLAKCLIADRAGHLSVMQSLQS; the protein is encoded by the coding sequence GTGCACGAGGACGCCGTCCGGTTCCTGTCCCAGCCGGTGGAGGCCCAGCCCGGCTCACCGCTCCGGGTTGCCGTCTACTCACGGATCGCCGAAGCCATCCGCAACAACCTGCTGCAGCCCGGCTCCATGCTCCCCACCGAGACCGAACTCGGGACCGACATGAAGGTCAGCCGCACCGTAGTGCGTGAGGCCCTCATGCTGCTCGAGGAGGACGGCCTCATCCGTGCCCGGCGAGGCGTCGGCCGCTTCGTCTCAGACACCCTCCCCCGCATCGGCATCGAACGCATCCGCCCCTTCGAGGAGGTCCTCGGCGGCCCCGGACACCAGATCCAGATCAAACGCATCCAGGTGGAACGGCAGCCGGCCTCCGAATTCGTCGCCCCCGGCGTGGGCGTCGAACCCGGCAGCGACGTCTGGCTCTGGGAATCCGTCCTGCTACGCGACGGCGAACCCATCGCGCACCTGCAGGAAAACATCTCCGCCCAGCCGGTCAGCTTCGCCGGCGGTACCGCCGCGCCGCTGGAAATCAAGGACGACGGCGGCACCACCTTGCTCACGGCCCTCAACAAAGCGGCTGGCCGGGGACTTGGACCTGGCGAGTGCCAGATTGGCCTGAGCCAGGTGGGCCCGAGCCGTGCCAAGCTGCTGGACCTGCGCGCCTCGGACCCGGTCCTGGTCCTAACCCAGTACGTCCGGCATGCGAACCGGCCCTTCTATCTGGCTAAGTGCCTCATCGCCGACCGCGCCGGACACCTCTCCGTGATGCAGTCGCTCCAGTCCTGA
- a CDS encoding class I SAM-dependent methyltransferase, translating to MTATETFQLQITAAEFYEQKFVPAIFAEWAPLLIQAAGISPGQSVLDVGCGTGIVARHAANRLAGTGVVVGVDLNDAMLAVARRIRPDIDWRKGDAGALPFPAREFDAVLCQMALMFFPDRVGALREMARVARDGGTVAAVVPGRLADQPAYGPFMDVAARHAGDQALALLNTYWSCGDIGELQWLFHAAGLDVVSASSHMGTARHASVEAFVRTEVEGSPLIDRITPRQYASIREDAEEVLRPFTSADGSVAAPLQGHIITATKK from the coding sequence ATGACGGCTACGGAGACGTTTCAGCTCCAGATAACCGCAGCGGAGTTCTATGAGCAGAAATTCGTGCCAGCAATTTTTGCGGAGTGGGCCCCACTCCTGATCCAGGCCGCAGGCATCTCGCCTGGTCAGTCGGTTCTTGACGTGGGCTGCGGCACCGGGATCGTGGCCAGGCATGCCGCTAACCGTCTCGCCGGAACCGGGGTAGTTGTGGGAGTGGATCTTAACGACGCCATGCTGGCAGTAGCCCGGAGGATACGTCCGGACATTGACTGGAGGAAGGGCGACGCCGGTGCACTGCCCTTCCCGGCACGGGAGTTCGATGCCGTCCTGTGCCAAATGGCCCTAATGTTTTTCCCTGACAGGGTCGGTGCACTGCGGGAAATGGCCAGGGTGGCGCGCGATGGAGGAACAGTCGCCGCCGTCGTCCCCGGCCGCCTCGCGGACCAACCGGCGTACGGGCCTTTCATGGACGTCGCGGCCCGGCATGCCGGTGACCAGGCACTGGCCTTACTGAACACGTATTGGTCATGCGGGGACATCGGCGAGCTGCAGTGGCTCTTCCACGCCGCCGGCCTGGACGTGGTGTCTGCCAGCAGCCACATGGGAACAGCCCGGCATGCCTCGGTTGAGGCATTCGTTCGAACCGAGGTGGAGGGTTCACCGCTCATTGATCGGATTACTCCCCGGCAGTATGCCAGCATCCGGGAAGACGCCGAGGAAGTCCTCCGCCCGTTCACTTCTGCTGACGGCTCCGTAGCCGCGCCGCTGCAGGGGCACATCATTACCGCAACGAAAAAGTGA
- a CDS encoding LuxR C-terminal-related transcriptional regulator, producing the protein MASNAEMLLREGHSALDQGDWRAARSRFAEALEEEPGPDALYGLARASEWSGDYEAAISFYEGAFAGFRSRGESRLPALIAGRELSFLYTAVYGNSAAANGWMARAVRLSREAGDCVERGWVELAECLMAEDPNAGDNHARAAMKIARRFGDVDLLFCAMSYEGLVLVLKGRIAEGMRRIDEAAAAASGGEVHDYLAVGEIYCKMLACCELTLDVRRAEQWMAAAEFFGHRANSPWIPAICAMHYGGILTAAGRWPEAETQLCESMRKYDGGYRAMRGGAVARLADLRILQGRLGEAAELLQAASTDGYSVRPRARLHLVRGEAEIAVSILRRHLAAAGTSRLIGPELALLAEAQGAAGRAGEALAISSRLESLAADTGLVRDVAFAEVTAGRAGWAEGSPDALAHLEAALGAFTAAGLPWDEARTRLLIARAVKDSNVEVATAEARAALMAFRKLGAAPDADAAGALLRSLGSPGRPAPRIGGPLTAREAEVLRLLAEGDSNDQIAGRLVISKRTVEHHVGSILAKLGLSTRAQAQAYAVRRG; encoded by the coding sequence ATGGCTTCCAATGCCGAGATGCTGCTCCGCGAGGGCCACTCAGCGCTTGACCAAGGAGACTGGCGTGCCGCCCGGTCGCGCTTTGCTGAGGCCCTGGAAGAAGAACCCGGCCCTGATGCGCTGTACGGCCTGGCCCGGGCATCTGAGTGGTCCGGCGACTACGAGGCCGCAATCAGCTTTTACGAGGGCGCTTTTGCCGGGTTCCGCTCGCGCGGTGAATCGAGGCTTCCGGCGCTCATCGCCGGCCGTGAATTGAGCTTTCTTTACACGGCCGTCTACGGAAATTCTGCCGCGGCTAATGGCTGGATGGCACGGGCAGTACGGCTCTCCAGGGAGGCCGGTGATTGCGTCGAGCGAGGCTGGGTGGAGCTGGCGGAGTGCCTCATGGCGGAAGACCCAAATGCCGGGGACAACCACGCACGCGCTGCCATGAAGATCGCCAGACGCTTTGGCGACGTCGACCTGCTATTCTGCGCCATGAGCTACGAAGGGCTCGTCCTAGTCCTGAAGGGCAGGATCGCAGAGGGTATGCGCCGCATCGATGAGGCCGCTGCAGCAGCGTCAGGAGGGGAGGTCCACGACTATCTGGCCGTGGGCGAGATCTACTGCAAAATGCTCGCCTGCTGCGAGCTGACGCTGGACGTCCGTAGGGCCGAGCAATGGATGGCTGCAGCGGAATTCTTTGGCCACCGTGCGAACTCGCCGTGGATCCCGGCCATTTGCGCCATGCACTATGGCGGAATCCTCACCGCAGCCGGGCGTTGGCCCGAAGCGGAGACCCAGCTCTGCGAGTCGATGCGGAAATACGACGGCGGCTACCGGGCAATGCGTGGAGGCGCCGTGGCGCGCTTGGCTGACCTGCGCATACTGCAGGGCCGGCTCGGTGAGGCTGCAGAACTCCTTCAGGCGGCTTCAACCGATGGATACTCGGTCCGCCCCCGGGCGCGGTTGCATCTTGTCAGAGGTGAAGCGGAAATCGCCGTCTCCATTCTGCGTAGGCATCTTGCTGCTGCAGGCACCTCTCGCCTGATAGGACCGGAACTGGCGCTGCTGGCCGAAGCCCAGGGGGCAGCGGGACGGGCAGGGGAGGCGTTGGCCATTAGCAGCCGGCTTGAGTCCCTGGCAGCGGACACTGGACTGGTACGGGACGTGGCCTTCGCCGAAGTAACTGCCGGACGGGCCGGCTGGGCGGAGGGTTCTCCCGATGCACTGGCACACCTGGAAGCGGCCCTTGGCGCGTTCACAGCCGCGGGCCTGCCGTGGGACGAGGCCCGGACACGGCTGCTGATTGCCAGGGCAGTGAAGGATTCCAATGTTGAGGTGGCGACGGCGGAAGCACGGGCGGCCCTGATGGCCTTCCGCAAGCTGGGGGCGGCACCTGATGCAGACGCCGCTGGCGCCCTGCTCCGCAGCCTGGGCAGCCCAGGGCGGCCTGCCCCCCGGATAGGAGGGCCCCTCACCGCCCGGGAAGCCGAAGTCTTGCGACTCCTCGCAGAGGGGGACTCCAACGATCAGATCGCGGGGCGGCTCGTTATCAGCAAACGCACTGTGGAGCACCACGTTGGAAGCATACTGGCCAAACTCGGCCTGTCCACCAGGGCCCAAGCCCAGGCCTATGCCGTGCGCCGCGGCTAG
- a CDS encoding DUF4383 domain-containing protein, which produces MATHTHTGTAARTNIQKASMVVGAVFLLVGVLGFVPGITGNYGELAFAGHHSEAMLLGLFQVSALHNIVHLLFGAAGLALSKTAAGSRSFLLYGGIIYLVLFVYGLVIPQDSAGNFVPLNGFDNILHLLLGVGMVALALVLTKRHKARA; this is translated from the coding sequence ATGGCAACACACACCCACACCGGGACAGCGGCCCGCACGAACATCCAGAAGGCATCGATGGTTGTTGGTGCCGTATTCCTGCTGGTCGGCGTCTTGGGCTTCGTCCCGGGCATCACCGGTAACTACGGCGAGCTGGCCTTCGCTGGCCACCATTCCGAGGCCATGTTGCTGGGCCTCTTCCAGGTTTCCGCCCTGCACAACATCGTCCACCTGTTGTTCGGAGCAGCTGGACTCGCCCTGTCGAAGACCGCCGCCGGATCCCGTTCCTTCCTCCTCTACGGAGGCATCATCTACCTGGTGCTCTTCGTCTACGGGCTGGTGATCCCCCAGGATTCCGCCGGCAACTTCGTGCCGCTGAACGGCTTCGACAACATCCTGCACCTTCTCCTGGGGGTAGGGATGGTAGCCCTCGCACTGGTTCTCACCAAGCGCCACAAGGCACGGGCCTAG
- a CDS encoding sugar kinase: MSEVVTMGETMGLMKADTPGPLAHTRSLSIGMGGAESNFAIALSRLGMAVTWAGRVGGDSMGELVLRELRAEGIDVHGIVDPEAPTGLMIKERRTSEQLKVWYYRSGSAGSRLEPQDVPARQIREARLLHLTGITPALSASAAAAVDHAIAVARDAGTLVSLDLNYRAALWSPEEAGELYRKLLPQVDLVFAGDDEAMIALGLDQSQPPPPLELAHQLTALGPRHAVVKLGPLGAVAVADNAELVQVAVPVNAVDTVGAGDAFVAGYIAEFLAGENLEQRLKTAVRTGAFACQVPGDWEGMPRRGELGLLESKDPVAR; the protein is encoded by the coding sequence ATGAGCGAGGTGGTCACCATGGGAGAAACGATGGGGCTGATGAAGGCCGACACGCCCGGGCCATTGGCACACACACGCTCCCTAAGCATCGGAATGGGCGGCGCAGAGAGCAACTTTGCCATCGCCCTGTCCCGGCTGGGCATGGCAGTGACCTGGGCCGGCCGGGTCGGCGGCGACAGCATGGGCGAGCTGGTGCTCCGCGAACTGCGTGCCGAGGGCATCGACGTCCACGGCATCGTGGACCCCGAGGCCCCCACCGGGCTGATGATCAAAGAACGCCGCACCTCCGAACAGCTCAAGGTGTGGTACTACCGGTCCGGAAGCGCTGGCTCCCGCCTTGAACCGCAGGACGTCCCCGCGAGGCAGATCCGCGAAGCCCGGCTCCTGCACCTGACCGGCATCACCCCTGCCCTGTCGGCCTCAGCGGCGGCGGCCGTTGACCATGCCATAGCCGTAGCGCGCGATGCAGGAACCCTGGTGTCACTGGACCTCAACTACCGTGCCGCCCTCTGGTCCCCGGAAGAGGCCGGCGAGCTGTACCGGAAACTGCTCCCGCAGGTGGATCTGGTCTTCGCCGGCGATGACGAAGCGATGATCGCTTTGGGACTGGACCAATCGCAACCGCCCCCGCCGCTGGAACTGGCGCACCAGCTGACAGCCTTGGGCCCGCGGCATGCCGTCGTGAAACTCGGACCACTGGGGGCCGTGGCAGTCGCCGACAATGCTGAGCTCGTCCAGGTAGCCGTGCCGGTCAACGCAGTGGACACGGTCGGAGCCGGGGATGCTTTCGTTGCCGGCTACATCGCCGAGTTCCTGGCCGGTGAGAACCTGGAACAACGCCTGAAGACGGCCGTGCGCACCGGAGCCTTCGCCTGCCAAGTACCGGGTGACTGGGAAGGCATGCCACGCCGGGGCGAACTCGGGCTACTGGAGTCCAAAGACCCCGTAGCCCGGTAA
- a CDS encoding bifunctional 4-hydroxy-2-oxoglutarate aldolase/2-dehydro-3-deoxy-phosphogluconate aldolase: MMTVPRSQPSAMLLAHPVVAVLRTSHAREYAPVIEALIAGGVRSIELTLTTEGVFEEIAGLRARFAGSAEIGVGTVVDLHEARQALDAGADYLVTPVTVPEVISAAVDRGVPVFPGAYSPTEMHTAWSLGATAVKLFPASGVGPGYIGQLRGPFPDLPIIPSGGVSIQDAPKWIEAGALAVSLGGPLLGDAFKGGDLTALTERATEVTRLVALAQNRMVNA, encoded by the coding sequence ATGATGACAGTCCCCCGCTCACAGCCCTCCGCAATGCTGCTGGCACACCCTGTGGTCGCTGTCCTGAGGACCTCCCACGCCCGTGAGTACGCCCCGGTTATCGAGGCGCTGATCGCCGGAGGCGTCCGGTCCATCGAACTGACCCTCACCACCGAGGGCGTTTTCGAGGAGATCGCCGGACTCAGGGCCCGGTTCGCCGGTTCCGCAGAAATCGGAGTGGGCACCGTCGTCGACCTTCACGAGGCCCGGCAGGCGCTCGACGCCGGCGCTGACTACCTCGTTACCCCGGTGACAGTGCCGGAGGTGATCAGTGCCGCCGTCGACCGCGGCGTCCCCGTCTTCCCCGGCGCGTACTCGCCCACGGAGATGCACACGGCATGGTCCCTGGGAGCCACAGCCGTCAAGCTGTTCCCCGCCTCTGGGGTGGGGCCGGGGTACATCGGGCAGCTGCGCGGGCCTTTCCCCGATCTGCCGATCATCCCCTCCGGAGGAGTGTCCATCCAGGACGCGCCGAAATGGATCGAGGCCGGGGCCCTGGCCGTGAGCCTGGGCGGGCCCCTCCTGGGAGACGCCTTCAAGGGCGGCGATCTCACCGCGCTCACCGAGCGCGCCACCGAGGTCACCCGCCTCGTCGCCCTCGCCCAGAACAGGATGGTCAACGCATGA
- a CDS encoding MFS transporter: MANKITTPTSSRAKKTSGMVSLKEKIAYGMGDLGNGFMFDLGQAYLLKFYTDVAGLPPAAAASVFVITKLFDAFMDPLAGTVIDGRRNVGRFGRFRGVMFYSSIALAVLTVFTFLTPGQSEGVNLVYAYVSYMAWGVLYSFTNIPYGSLASVMTQEPIERAKLASFRQAGSVTALLVTGVAFMPPAGTMAVVGVLCFFATFRYTREAVPVVRTREKLTVRNFVTTIVTNRPLLVLVVMTIFSISAYNVKTSMIVYFTQYYLGDVRLLPYVNVISIGSSIIGILLIPVLTRLIGKKRTALCGFLLAIVADGLNFVLPTNPVLFTVLFSLSFIGVALPNGITWALVCDVIDFGHWRTGVRREGITYSMFNFSRKIAQSVAGGLAGFGLSAIGYMPNVPQGPEVLAGMKGLQTLYPCLALAAAAIVLAMLYPLTDKKVEELVLETHAREGTPAPLERSPQDGTESNPTTQEKP; this comes from the coding sequence ATGGCCAACAAAATCACCACGCCCACCAGTTCCCGGGCGAAGAAAACAAGTGGCATGGTGTCACTGAAAGAGAAGATCGCCTACGGCATGGGCGATCTGGGCAACGGCTTCATGTTCGACCTCGGGCAGGCCTACCTGCTGAAGTTCTACACAGATGTGGCGGGATTGCCACCCGCAGCCGCCGCCTCCGTCTTCGTCATCACGAAGCTCTTCGACGCGTTCATGGACCCGCTCGCCGGCACCGTGATCGACGGGCGGCGCAATGTGGGCCGCTTCGGCCGCTTCCGGGGCGTCATGTTCTACTCGTCCATTGCGCTGGCCGTGCTGACGGTCTTTACCTTCCTCACCCCCGGCCAGTCCGAGGGTGTGAACCTGGTCTACGCGTACGTCTCCTACATGGCGTGGGGCGTGTTGTACTCGTTCACCAACATCCCCTACGGCTCGCTGGCCTCGGTGATGACCCAGGAACCCATCGAGCGGGCCAAGCTCGCCTCCTTCCGCCAGGCCGGTTCTGTCACTGCGCTGCTGGTCACCGGCGTCGCGTTCATGCCACCCGCCGGCACCATGGCGGTGGTGGGCGTCCTCTGCTTCTTCGCCACGTTCAGGTACACCCGGGAGGCCGTCCCCGTGGTCCGTACCCGCGAGAAGCTGACTGTCCGGAACTTCGTTACCACCATCGTCACCAACCGGCCCCTGCTGGTCCTGGTCGTCATGACGATCTTTTCGATCTCGGCTTACAACGTGAAGACGTCGATGATCGTCTACTTCACGCAGTACTACCTGGGCGATGTGCGGCTGCTGCCGTACGTGAACGTGATCAGCATCGGCTCCTCGATCATCGGTATCCTGCTCATCCCTGTTCTGACACGCCTGATCGGCAAGAAGCGTACGGCCCTGTGCGGCTTCCTGCTCGCCATCGTCGCGGACGGACTGAACTTCGTGCTGCCGACCAACCCCGTGCTCTTCACCGTCCTGTTCAGCCTCTCCTTCATCGGGGTGGCCCTGCCCAACGGCATCACCTGGGCGCTGGTCTGCGACGTCATTGACTTCGGCCACTGGCGCACCGGAGTACGCCGCGAAGGCATCACCTACTCCATGTTCAACTTCTCCCGCAAGATCGCCCAGTCTGTTGCCGGCGGCCTGGCCGGGTTCGGACTGAGCGCGATCGGCTACATGCCCAACGTGCCGCAGGGCCCGGAGGTACTGGCCGGAATGAAGGGCCTGCAGACCCTCTATCCCTGCCTGGCGTTGGCCGCGGCCGCTATTGTGCTCGCCATGCTTTATCCCCTGACGGACAAGAAGGTGGAAGAGCTTGTCCTCGAGACGCATGCACGGGAAGGGACTCCGGCCCCCTTGGAACGGAGCCCCCAGGACGGCACCGAATCGAACCCCACCACCCAGGAGAAACCATGA
- the uxaC gene encoding glucuronate isomerase, with amino-acid sequence MSAPTLLNLDPALPAVERRLELHPDRALPADERQRAVAREIYEQTAQLPLICMHGHVEADVFAANEPFADPAQLLVVPDHYVTRMMVSQGIAPESLGVPRIDGGPVETDSRAIWRTFCQNWKLFRGTPSRYWMEHELAEVFGVDLMPSAETADAIYDQIAARIAEPDFRPRQLLDRFSIELISTTDPATSDLRHHTQLAKQGLGERIIPTFRPDAVFHLDRQGWRAEVAKLAEVSAVDTSTYSGFLDGLRERRRAFVAAGGLATDHGHLSADTTPMAESAAAELYSRALGGPVSPAEAQAFAAHMLFVTAGMACDDGLVMQIHPGVLRDHHKGVFERHGQDKGFDIPVATEFTRSLQPLLERYGHDPRFRAILFTVDETLYSRELAPLAGAYPSLRLGAPWWFLDSPEGMRRFRESATETAGFYNTSGFVDDTRAFASIPARHDLSRRIDAGFLARLVLEHRLSQDEAVETAVDLAYNLPKTAYSRRSA; translated from the coding sequence ATGTCTGCACCCACCCTCCTGAATCTTGACCCCGCACTGCCAGCCGTCGAACGACGTCTGGAACTGCATCCCGACCGTGCGCTTCCAGCGGATGAGCGTCAGCGCGCCGTGGCACGCGAGATCTACGAGCAGACGGCGCAGTTGCCGCTCATCTGCATGCACGGTCACGTTGAGGCGGACGTTTTCGCCGCCAACGAGCCGTTCGCCGATCCGGCCCAGCTCCTGGTGGTCCCCGACCACTACGTGACCCGCATGATGGTCTCCCAAGGGATAGCCCCCGAGTCCCTGGGCGTGCCGCGGATTGACGGCGGTCCGGTCGAGACTGACTCGCGGGCCATCTGGCGGACGTTCTGCCAGAACTGGAAGCTGTTCCGCGGCACCCCGTCGCGCTACTGGATGGAGCATGAGCTTGCCGAGGTCTTCGGGGTCGACCTCATGCCCAGCGCCGAGACTGCCGATGCGATCTACGATCAGATAGCCGCTCGCATTGCGGAGCCGGACTTCCGGCCCCGGCAACTGCTGGACCGGTTTTCGATCGAGCTGATTTCCACGACCGACCCTGCAACCAGCGACCTGCGCCACCACACACAGCTGGCCAAGCAGGGCCTGGGAGAGCGGATCATACCGACATTCCGCCCGGATGCCGTGTTCCATCTTGACCGTCAGGGGTGGCGGGCTGAGGTCGCCAAACTGGCAGAGGTCTCGGCTGTGGACACCTCCACCTATTCCGGGTTCCTCGACGGGCTGCGAGAGCGCCGCCGCGCCTTCGTTGCCGCTGGTGGGCTGGCTACCGACCATGGCCACCTGAGCGCCGACACCACACCCATGGCGGAGTCCGCCGCCGCAGAGCTGTACTCCCGCGCCCTGGGCGGACCGGTCAGCCCCGCGGAGGCGCAGGCCTTCGCCGCACACATGCTTTTCGTCACCGCGGGCATGGCCTGCGACGACGGGCTGGTAATGCAAATTCATCCCGGTGTTCTGCGCGATCACCACAAGGGAGTCTTCGAGCGCCACGGCCAGGACAAGGGCTTCGATATCCCGGTGGCCACCGAGTTCACCCGTTCACTGCAGCCGCTGCTGGAGCGCTACGGCCACGACCCCAGGTTCCGCGCCATCCTCTTCACTGTCGACGAGACTCTTTACAGCCGCGAACTCGCCCCCCTCGCCGGCGCCTATCCGTCGCTCCGGCTGGGTGCTCCCTGGTGGTTCCTCGACTCCCCGGAGGGCATGCGGCGTTTCCGCGAGTCCGCGACCGAGACGGCTGGTTTCTACAACACCTCCGGTTTCGTCGACGACACTCGCGCCTTCGCCTCGATCCCCGCCCGCCACGACCTCTCCCGCCGCATCGACGCCGGCTTCCTGGCCCGGCTGGTCCTTGAGCACCGGCTCAGCCAGGACGAGGCCGTCGAAACCGCCGTCGACCTCGCCTACAACCTCCCGAAAACCGCCTACTCCCGGCGTTCCGCCTGA